A stretch of the Archocentrus centrarchus isolate MPI-CPG fArcCen1 unplaced genomic scaffold, fArcCen1 scaffold_26_ctg1, whole genome shotgun sequence genome encodes the following:
- the fam151b gene encoding protein FAM151B — MKTSLLTFLRIGLVLIGCFIFYVLWNSRGRMCDQTLDYFFSRSLIKRRDAAEVSWWHAANSRSKLTQALTGPSLMIEADIIMRGHDPKEPIMAHPPDTDSDITLREWLEGVKEHSKGIKLDFKSMEAVSPSLLLLEEVLTEPCCPVWINADIFSGPGGQARPLEHHTFLSVVTKLPSHTVLSLGWTTGWTAGTDNPGYSWDMVHMMEEICRDLKHPVTFPVRAALLAKSFSQLSWLLKQSDRYTLTVWMGHNDEFSLQDLLPYKKEFGMSRIYYDLPDPLRTQLISAQ, encoded by the exons atgaaaacgAGTCTTTTAACATTTCTAAGAATTGGTTTAGTTTTAATCgggtgttttatattttacgTCTTGTGGAATTCAAGAG GTAGGATGTGTGACCAAACGTTGGACTATTTCTTCAGTAGGAGTCTGATAAAGAGGAGGGACGCTGCCGAGGTTAGCTGGTGGCACGCAGCGAACAGCAGAAGCAAGCTGACACAGGCGCTCACAG GTCCTTCTCTCATGATTGAAGCTGACATTATCATGAGGGGTCATGACCCCAAAGAGCCAATCATGGCACATCCGCCTGATACAGACAGTGACATCACACTGAGGGAATGGCTGGAGGGAGTGAAGGAGCACAGCAAGGGAATAAAGCTAGATTTTAAGAG CATGGAGGCTGTGTCACCATCTTTACTCCTGCTGGAGGAGGTGCTGACTGAGCCATGCTGTCCCGTGTGGATCAACGCAGATATCTTCTCTGGTCCTGGGGGCCAGGCCAGACCTCTAGAGCATCACACTTTCCTGTCTGTTGTGACTAAGCTTCCCTCTCACACTGTACTGTCACTGGGCTGGACAACAGGATGGACTGCTGGGACAGATAATCCAG GCTACAGCTGGGATATGGTGCATATGATGGAGGAGATATGTAGAGACCTTAAACATCCAGTCACCTTCCCAGTACGTGCAGCTCTGCTGGCCAAGTCcttctcccagctgtcatggctGCTGAAGCAGTCAGATAG GTACACTCTAACAGTGTGGATGGGCCACAATGATGAGTTCTCACTACAGGACTTGCTGCCCTACAAAAAAGAGTTTGGCATGAGCAGGATCTACTATGACCTGCCGGACCCACTAAGAACACAGCTAATTTCAGCACAATAA